The genomic interval CCGAAGGCTGCCATCTGTCTGCACAAAGACCGAGAGGAACTGATGGCTTTCTATCACTTTCCGGCACAGCACTGGCAGAGCATTCGGACCAGCAATCCGATTGAATCAACCTTCGGGACAATCCGCCATCGAACCAAGCGTTCCAAGGGCTGCCTATCGCGTGACGGCATGCTACACATGATGTTCAAACTCGGCCTGTGTGCCGAGAAGAAGTGGAGACGATTACGGGGTTTCGGTTACCTGGCGAAGGTGATAACCGGAATCAAATTTAAAGATGGTGTTGAGGTAACAGGAGTCGATCAGGTCGCCGCTTGATTCAACTGGTTAAACACCAGATTTGACTATAACTCTAATATCCGTTTAGTATGGAACACTACACTAGCACCAGCCAATCAATCCTAAAGAGCGAATCTCTCATGCGTGTACTCCATGCAGCTAACTTCAGCACAAAGAAATACGGCTCTGTCTTCTACGCCACTGATCGCAAACTCTCCAACGGCTTTATCCGCAACGGCCACTTTGTCTATGAGTTCAGTGACCGTGATATTGCACGCCAGGAGAATATATTCGGCTCAAAAAAGCTCGGGCAGAAAAAGCTCAACCAGTGCCTGCTCAAGACACTGAAAAACCTCCACCCGGAACTGCTGCTGCTCGGCCACACTGACCTTATTTTTGAGGAGACCCTGGATGAGGCGCGTCGCCTTCTTCCCGACCTGCGTATCGCCCAGTGGTTTGTCGATCCACTATTCGAGCCCTGGACTCAGGCACACCTCAAACAGCGTATACCCCACCTCGATGGCTTTTTCTGCACCAGTGCCGGTGATGCCCTCACACCCTACCGCGCTATCAACAAGAACTGCTTCTACCTACCCAATCCGGTGGACCCCTCTATCGAATCTCTGCGCAACGACGAAAAGGATCAGTTCGACATAGACCTTCTCTACTGCGGCATCGACTACAAAGACCCCCTGCGCAGCCAACTCCTCAACGGCCTCAATGACAACCTGCAGGAGGTGCGTTTCAGCCTCTACGGCTCACTGGGTAATCCACCGGTCTTCGGTGCCGACTATCTCGATGTGCTGGCCAAATCGAAAATGGGGCTCAACCTCAGCCGTCGCGACAATATCCCCTACTACTCCTCCGACCGCATCGCCCAACTCAGCGGCAACGGCCTGCTGGTCTTTATCCCGGAAACACCAGGGTTCCGTGACCTATATACAGATGAAGAGGTGGTCTACTTCCAAGGTGGAGACGACCTGGAGGCGAAGATGCGTCACTACCAACGCAACGACAGTGAGCGCCAACAAATCGCCCGCCGTGGCCGCGAGAAGGCCCACAGCAGCTTCAACACCACCCGGGTCACCCAGTTCATCACCGAGGCAACCTTTAGCCTGGAGCCAAGTGAAGATTACGAGTGGGCTGACGTCTGATTCTTGCTGAGCCTGATCAGTGATAAGCGAATCATCTTACACAGTTTCCGGCCGTTATGATGTTAATTTACATCAATCTCTAACCCATGCATCTAGATCATCTTGAATCGCTGAGAGAACACGGTATTATTATGAGAAAAGACCTGTACTCCTTTCTGCTTATCAATGACTTTTTGCGATTTCATTGTATCAAGACATATGGAATCTCAGACATTAATCATTAGCGGGTAAGCGAGTCTTCGATTTCGTGATGCAAAACGGGACATCCAAGTCCCCCTTTTGAACTCAATCTTCGACAGCCTATTATTGCCCCGGCCGTCCCGGTCTCCAGCACTACGCAATAACATCGCAAGCTCGTTACTGCTTCGTCGCTGGCTCCCGAGATGACTTGACGTCGCGTTCGTATGCGATCTTTGATTCCCTCTGGCGCTATGCGCACGCCGGGCATCCAGTATCGCCTCGCGACTACCGGGGACTAACCGCCTCGGCTTTCAGCCTTCCTTGGCGGTCAGCGATTGCAGTGACATGTTTATTAATAAATACAGACGAAAACTAAAT from Candidatus Sedimenticola sp. (ex Thyasira tokunagai) carries:
- a CDS encoding glycosyltransferase, producing the protein MRVLHAANFSTKKYGSVFYATDRKLSNGFIRNGHFVYEFSDRDIARQENIFGSKKLGQKKLNQCLLKTLKNLHPELLLLGHTDLIFEETLDEARRLLPDLRIAQWFVDPLFEPWTQAHLKQRIPHLDGFFCTSAGDALTPYRAINKNCFYLPNPVDPSIESLRNDEKDQFDIDLLYCGIDYKDPLRSQLLNGLNDNLQEVRFSLYGSLGNPPVFGADYLDVLAKSKMGLNLSRRDNIPYYSSDRIAQLSGNGLLVFIPETPGFRDLYTDEEVVYFQGGDDLEAKMRHYQRNDSERQQIARRGREKAHSSFNTTRVTQFITEATFSLEPSEDYEWADV